The following coding sequences lie in one Pseudorca crassidens isolate mPseCra1 chromosome 2, mPseCra1.hap1, whole genome shotgun sequence genomic window:
- the RIMKLA gene encoding N-acetylaspartylglutamate synthase A — MCSQLWFLTDRRIREDYPQVQILRALRQRCSEQDVRFRAVLMDQIAVTIVGGNLGLQLNQKALTTFPDVVLVRVPTPSVQSDSDITVLRHLEKLGCRLVNRPQSILNCINKFWTFQELAGHGVPMPDTFSYGGHEDFSKMIDEAEPLGYPVVVKSTRGHRGKAVFLARDKHHLSDICHVIRHDVPYLFQKYVKESHGKDIRVVVVGGQVIGSMLRCSTDGRMQSNCSLGGVGVMCPLTEQGKQLAIQVSNILGMDFCGIDLLIMDDGSFMVCEANANVGFLAFDQACNLDVGGVIADYTMSLLPSRQTGKMAVLPGLSSPREKKEPDSCASAQGVTESVYAINSGSTSSESEPELGEIRGSSASTAGAPAPMLPDPGYNINARIASELKLQ, encoded by the exons ATGTGCTCCCAGCTCTGGTTCCTGACTGACCGGCGCATCCGCGAGGACTACCCTCAGGTGCAGATCTTGCGCGCCCTGAGGCAGCGCTGCTCCGAGCAGGACGTGCGCTTCCGGGCGGTGCTCATGGACCAGATCGCCGTCACCATCGTCGGCGGCAACCTCG GCCTGCAGCTGAACCAGAAGGCGCTCACCACTTTCCCAGACGTGGTGCTCGTCCGGGTGCCCACACCCTCAGTGCAGTCGGACAGTGACATCACCGTCCTGCGACACCTGGAGAAGTTGGGCTGCCGCTTAGTCAACCGCCCACAGAGCATTCTAAACTGCATCAACAAATTCTGGACATTCCAGGAGCTGGCTGGACATGGGGTCCCCATGCCGGACACCTTCTCCTATG GTGGGCATGAAGACTTCTCAAAAATGATCGATGAAGCCGAGCCGCTGGGCTACCCAGTCGTGGTGAAGAGCACGCGCGGACACCGGG gaaaagctgTTTTTCTCGCAAGAGATAAACACCACCTCTCAGATATCTGCCATGTGATCCGCCATGATGTGCCCTACCTGTTCCAGAAGTACGTGAAGGAGTCCCATGGAAAGGATATCCGGGTGGTGGTAGTAGGTGGCCAGGTGATAGGCTCTATGCTTCGCTGCTCCACAGACGGACGGATGCAGAGCAACTGCTCTCTCG GTGGCGTGGGCGTCATGTGCCCACTGACAGAACAAGGCAAGCAGCTGGCTATCCAGGTGTCCAACATCCTGGGCATGGACTTCTGTGGCATCGACCTCCTCATCATGGACGATGGCTCCTTTATGGTGTGCGAAGCAAACGCCAACGTGGGTTTCCTAGCCTTCGACCAGGCCTGCAACTTAGATGTGGGCGGGGTCATTGCAGACTACACCATGTCCTTGCTGCCCAGCAGGCAGACCGGGAAGATGGCTGTCCTCCCGGGACTGTCTAGTCCCAGGGAGAAGAAAGAGCCAGACAGCTGTGCTTCAGCTCAGGGAGTCACAGAGAGCGTCTACGCCATCAACAGCGGGTCTACCTCTAGCGAGAGCGAGCCTGAACTGGGAGAGATCCGGGGGTCCTCAGCAAGCACAGCGGGGGCCCCGGCCCCCATGCTGCCCGACCCTGGCTACAACATTAACGCCAGGATTGCTTCAGAATTAAAACTTCAGTGA